The Candidatus Nomurabacteria bacterium genomic sequence GTCCAGCTCCACGACGTAACGCACCAAACTAAAACCGAGGAGCTAATACTCCTCGGCTAACATAATAGTGAGAACTCGCTGACAGTCCGGATCGAGCGGATCGCACCACTTACTCAAATTCTCATCGTAGTAATCTATCTTCCAGAAGATTTTCTCTCCGGCTACTTTCAGTGAGCCAAAATCGTGCTCACCGTACGGATCGTTATCTTCGTTAAAGTCCGTATAATCCCTGACACCAACAAATACTTCGTTGGCGGCGGATCCCATCGCCACGATTCCTTTCGTGACGGTACAACCTTGCATGCTACGACGATGCTCGTCGTTTAGCGCAGCTATCTTTGCTGACGTTTCGTTTTGTATTACTTCTGTGGTCATATAACCCTCCTTGCTTAACGAGAGGGCTTTCTCCCTCTCTGTCTGATAGGGCTCGGGATGACACCAAAGCTGTCATAGGTGGAGATTCCCATTAAGATATTCAATTAAAAGAAAACAACTTATATCTTAGGGCTGAATACTACCTTGATAGCTTTGGTTCACCCGTATACTGAGAAGACAGAGGGAGGAAGACTCTTACGGACTAAGGTATAATCAGCACATGGATATTCCACTTTGGGCTTGGGCCTTAGGCTTTTTAGCGATAATAGCTGTAATCGAGCACTTCTCTGAAAAGAAAGATCGGTTAAGCGGTGTTGAAAGTAAAAATACAAACAGCGCCGATGATCTAGACCGAATTAGCGGATCCACGCTCGACTCCGTAGATCCTACTGTCATTCCGCGCAATCCGTGGGATGGCGATATAAATGGTAGAACTGTCGCACAGGGTAGTAGCTGGGATTTACTCAGGAAAGATGTTCTAAGCCGAGATAGCTACAGGTGTACGAACTGCGGCAGCAGGTCAAACTTGACGGTCGACCACAAGGTGCCACTTAGTCTTGGTGGCACAAACATAATGTCAAACCTAGCCACTCTATGTAAAGATTGCCACGAACACAAAGACCAGCGAAAAATATTCGATAAAGCGTTCGATGCAAAAGATGACTACGGCAAAGACCATAGGCTTACTAGAAAAGTAGAAGTGTTATCGAGGGCCATCAACTCTGGGTCAAGGGTGACGATCGTGTATACCGACTACAAGGGTAACAAGACTAGCCGCATTATCTCTCCGCGACGATTAGCAAAAGATAAGGGTCGGATATATTGTATAGCGTATTGCCACCTGCGAAATGATAGACGCACTTTTAGACTGTCGCGCCTTGAAGTGTAGCCACTAAAATCTGTCCATATCATTTAAAAAGGCAGTTTATTGTCATGCCCAGGACGCCTCAGCTAGCGATTAGCCTCGACAATCTCATGCCAGTTCACTCTGCCGAGTGAGGCGGAGAGCAGGTCGCTCGTCAGGCTAGACTCATCTATGTCGACAATCCAGCGCGCGTACTGCTCAAGCTCTTCAGCTTGCTCATCGCTGTCGAAGTTCTTGACGATACTACAGAGTTCTTGGTAATAGCATTCGTCACCAGTCAGCCACAGGTTCACCACCCATGTCTCCCGATTACACCACCCGTTATACTCGGTGGCTACAGTTGATGTCTCTAGAGCTACGTTTACCATTTCTTTTCTCCTTTACTTTACGTAACGGAGTTAGGACACGGAGTCGCATGGCAAAGGTGTCACAGGTGGAGATTCCGCTTGAAAATAGCCATTAAAAGATAAGAATATTTTCAGGAGTGAATACTACCTTGACGACTTTGCTCGACTCGTATAATAGGTCAGTACGTGAAGTAAGGAGTTTCATTTAACCGTCTGTTACAATACAAGCAGAAGATTCGTGTTTGGCTCGACTGCGAGAAAACAGGAGTCTTCTTTTTGCTATACTGTAATTATGGAAATAGCAATCGGAATTGGTATCGGTGTCGTCATAGCAGCTTTACTAGGCAAGAAAAAGCGTGGCAAAACGACGCCGTATGACCCATCAAAAACAAACACACCTCAAGAAACCCCCGAAGAGCGTAAGCGGCGCGAAACTGACGAGCTGATCACAACGGTATTACCAACCATAAATAACGGTAAATAGCCAGATCCCACTAGCTTGCTTCGGGTACGCAGGTGTCCTCACGGCACGGCGCCAGCATAGCGTAGAGACTGAAGTAGAGATAATCACCGTCCAGACTATCGATTCGGATCGATTTGAATCGACGTCGCACACGGCCATCATGGCGCTTGCATTTCTCCCAGCCAGCCGGCTCGCACCTGCAGTAGCCGCGTGCGGCTTGCGCCGGATTTTTATCATCAACTATAAAGCCACGGAACTCTCCGCACACTTCACACTTGGTTATTTCTGTAGATATATTCATATCGTCCCTTTCTATGGGCTGAATGGAGCACCGTGCCGTATGGTCGGTTGCTGGTAGGCCATAGAGTCAGATCTCTCGCTACGCTCTTGATATTAAATTGTTAACGTGTTACCAATCTAGCATAAGCATTGCTACTTGTCAATGCGAGACAGATCCCAAGCGGTCACGATACCCAGTAGAGACTCACTTATCTTGCCGTTATGCGTTACAAATACCGCTGCCACTCGCTTATCATCTTGTATGGCATGGTCAAACAAATCACGCACAGTGTACACGTCCGTATCCTTTGCCACAAAATAGTACAGATCAGTTTCGGAATCATCCGGAGTATCGAGGTATTCCTCTATGTCTACGAGCGTCCGTAACTCCGCCAGTTTCACATCATCATCAGCCGATGCCACGGCCCACCTAAGCATTGATCGCTCGGACAGCACTCCGGCAAGATCCTCGCCGCGATACACCGGCACGGATGTATACCAATTCCTGTCCATGACACCCAACGCCTCATAGGCGTCATCACCTACACTAAACACCACCGGCTTTTCTGTCATAATCTGAGACACTAACTGAGGTTTAGTAATTGATTCGTACAGCTGTTTTATTCCGCGGACAGTATCTTCATGCGGATCGGCAATAGGGTCATCATCATAGTTATGGGAAAGCGCATTCCGTAGCTTGCCATACAGGCGCAAAGTGTCAATATGTTCGTTTACGACGCGATCTTTTCCGTAATCCTGTAATACATCCAGACTACCGGCAAAAGATTGCACCTTCTTGCTTTGTTCGTGCGGAGCGAAGCCTCGCAGCTGTGGTACCTTGCGTGCGCGTCGCAAAATATCATCCTCTAGCTTACTAAAAACTGTCAAAAATTCACTCGCTCTGCTCATACGGTCATTATAGCAATAGATCTGCTGCTGCTCCACTGTAGTGAATAATGAGAATCTACGAACATAATTTCCAAAAACCTTGCGAATATTTGTTGAAAACTCACGAAATATTGACTTTTATCATAAATTTGATACAATTCTCTTATGATTGGCGCTAAAGATGCGAGCAGATACACCGCAGGTCTCACTGGTGAAATTTTTCTCTTTAATGAGTCGCGTACGTTAGCTGGTTTTTTGGCACAAGGCGAGGATCCAGATGCACTTCGTACTCGTAATTTAGCCGAAAACCTCATTATGTATAAAAAAGACAGCAGCCTAAAGCGTGTTTCTCCACCGATATTCCGCCGCCTCGCCACGATGTCACCTGTCGCGCTCGAAATCTTTGTAAGTGCAGACCTGGAGTCATCACGCATCCTTCTTCTTATCGCCATCGCAAAGACAGATCGTCTGGTGCGCGATTTTTTGTTGACTGTCTACGCCGACAAGATAGCGCTCAAAGCCACTAAAATAGATAGATCAGATATCGAGCGCTACTTCGAATCAGTGTACGCCGAAGAGCCTCTTTTGCGGGATAAGTCAGATATCACTAAAATGAAGCTCAAGCAACAGCTTATGAAAAACATGGTCGAGGCCGGTCTCGTCAAAAAACAAGCTGACGGTTTTGTTGTTACGCGACCAAATATTACTACTCGTCTTGCCAATCAGTTGACCGCAGATGGTGACAGTGAGTATCTAAAAGCTTTAGGTGGTGAAGGAGGCGCATTATGAAAAAATCTATTCAAGATCGACTAAGGGACTTGCGTGGCAAAGTCCGCAGTCACGATCTGTCACAAGGCGGCGGGCTTGGTAATGAGGTTAATTACCATATTTTTGACTATGACCCTGAAGACGAGCAGGCTGTCATGCGCGAAGTCGCCAATATAGCCAAGAGCCTGAGCAATGTAAAAGTTTTCAATATCCATGACATTATCATCGAAATCCTCAAAGAAAAAAACTACCTCGAAAAATCGTTTGAACTTGAACAGAAAAAAGGCAGCGACTTCGTCAACAAGGCGATCATGCGCACCCTCAAAACCGATAGCAAAAACGGTCTCATCGTCGAAAAGATCGCTAGAGGCGTCAAAAAAGGCGATATCATTTTTCTTACCGGCATAGGTCAGTCGCACCAAATTATCCGCGCACATACACTGCTGGCCAACCTCCAGAGCGTTATTAACGACACCGAAAATCCCGTTATTTTGTTTTACCCCGGCAGCTACGATAGGCAGGCACTCAGCTTGTTTAACGTATTTCCGGCCGAAAATTATTACCGAGCATTCAAATTAGTTGAGAGATAAAGAAAGGTTCAAGCCCATATGCAATTGAAGGATCTATACAAAAAAGATATCACCCGTGAGATTCAGGGTGTCATTAAAGTTGACGACGAACACTCGATCGCCCAAGAGCTCGACGAATATATCGTCACCGATGAGATTGCCAAGCATCTC encodes the following:
- a CDS encoding WYL domain-containing protein — translated: MDIPLWAWALGFLAIIAVIEHFSEKKDRLSGVESKNTNSADDLDRISGSTLDSVDPTVIPRNPWDGDINGRTVAQGSSWDLLRKDVLSRDSYRCTNCGSRSNLTVDHKVPLSLGGTNIMSNLATLCKDCHEHKDQRKIFDKAFDAKDDYGKDHRLTRKVEVLSRAINSGSRVTIVYTDYKGNKTSRIISPRRLAKDKGRIYCIAYCHLRNDRRTFRLSRLEV
- a CDS encoding DUF1819 family protein, whose amino-acid sequence is MIGAKDASRYTAGLTGEIFLFNESRTLAGFLAQGEDPDALRTRNLAENLIMYKKDSSLKRVSPPIFRRLATMSPVALEIFVSADLESSRILLLIAIAKTDRLVRDFLLTVYADKIALKATKIDRSDIERYFESVYAEEPLLRDKSDITKMKLKQQLMKNMVEAGLVKKQADGFVVTRPNITTRLANQLTADGDSEYLKALGGEGGAL
- a CDS encoding DUF3768 domain-containing protein, with translation MQGCTVTKGIVAMGSAANEVFVGVRDYTDFNEDNDPYGEHDFGSLKVAGEKIFWKIDYYDENLSKWCDPLDPDCQRVLTIMLAEEY
- a CDS encoding DUF1788 domain-containing protein, coding for MKKSIQDRLRDLRGKVRSHDLSQGGGLGNEVNYHIFDYDPEDEQAVMREVANIAKSLSNVKVFNIHDIIIEILKEKNYLEKSFELEQKKGSDFVNKAIMRTLKTDSKNGLIVEKIARGVKKGDIIFLTGIGQSHQIIRAHTLLANLQSVINDTENPVILFYPGSYDRQALSLFNVFPAENYYRAFKLVER
- a CDS encoding CBS domain-containing protein, with protein sequence MSRASEFLTVFSKLEDDILRRARKVPQLRGFAPHEQSKKVQSFAGSLDVLQDYGKDRVVNEHIDTLRLYGKLRNALSHNYDDDPIADPHEDTVRGIKQLYESITKPQLVSQIMTEKPVVFSVGDDAYEALGVMDRNWYTSVPVYRGEDLAGVLSERSMLRWAVASADDDVKLAELRTLVDIEEYLDTPDDSETDLYYFVAKDTDVYTVRDLFDHAIQDDKRVAAVFVTHNGKISESLLGIVTAWDLSRIDK